The following coding sequences lie in one Syngnathoides biaculeatus isolate LvHL_M chromosome 16, ASM1980259v1, whole genome shotgun sequence genomic window:
- the znf653 gene encoding zinc finger protein 653 has protein sequence MKAATAVVAKMAHNLTEVEVPLVVEPAGDRGKGVLRRCRGRPRLTDSDRVQRRLESRKKYDIRRVYLGESYKLWSELRRRTNLSDAGLAAMLIVLHSTFGEKYQQRHSGKTITPGGPDKSANKREVCCSSVKRERESSLHSLVCWYQEHLRSCPHEPHLRSLEPQPNFSTAVIWQCDSDHSFVQHLFSPLSEASDSEWEERENREDDRENAAKTDFLLPKRSSSQKRKTTALLKDLGETIVVPEDRDTTTNDVEQTEVLTHHASVEGSSNDVSLTVPHVWEMEMVLERPQGSPEAMFHSLTSEEEIEDVRRSQAEGASRGLGQEQEEEQIVCNYECVTVGASFVDKLRNTDEDLSNSVPTSQQEVLVPCPIQAEERGELFDPHSLQTVVTSCHIPNQQTNLESSQLIIITGPSYEALTHDSIQLSVGTGNVEDDACTVIAGVTYNQVCQPESKIQQADYEDSVTGLSNKELLQPTVDNLELKSNRELQRRLSRSKRNRRGPVIEADGMLKMFHCPYEGCSQVYVAISSYQNHVNLVHRKGRTKVCPHPGCGKKFYLSNHLHRHMIIHSGVRDFICETCGKSFKRKNHLEVHRRTHTGETPLQCEICGYQCRQRASLNWHMKKHTPEAHYNYTCEFCDKRFEKLDSVKFHKLKSHPEKLSS, from the exons ATGAAAGCTGCAACAGCTGTTGTTGCCAAGATGGCGCATAACTTGACAGAAGTAGAGGTTCCCCTAGTAGTAGAACCGGCTGGGGACCGAGGAAAAGGTGTCTTAAGGCGATGCAGGGGGCGACCCAGGCTGACAGATTCAGACCGAGTACAGCGACGCCTTGAATCTCGAAAGAAGTACGATATTCGGAGGGTTTACCTAGGGGAGTCGTACAAGCTCTGGAGTGAGCTGCGAAGGCGGACAAATCTGAGTGATGCTGGACTGGCAGCCATGTTAATCGTGCTTCATTCCACATTTGGGGAGAAATATCAACAGAGACACTCCGG GAAAACTATTACCCCAGGGGGGCCAGATAAGTCTGCAAATAAAAGAGAAG TCTGTTGTTCGTCAGTTAAGAGGGAGCGTGAGTCAAGTCTCCATAGTCTGGTGTGTTGGTACCAGGAGCATTTACGTTCCTGCCCACATGAGCCCCATCTCAGATCCCTGGAGCCCCAGCCCAACTTCTCTACCGCTGTCATCTGGCAATGTGACTCCGACCATTCATTTGTGCAGCACCTTTTCTCCCCGCTGAGTGAGGCAAGTGACTCTGAGTGGGAGGAGCGAGAAAACAGAGAGGACGATAGGGAAAATGCTGCAAAAACAGACTTTTTGTTGCCGAAAAGGTCATCAAGCCAGAAGAGAAAAACTACCGCACTATTAAAAG ATTTAGGAGAAACAATAGTTGTTCCTGAGGATCGGGACACGACCACAAATGACGTAGAACAGACTGAAGTTCTAACACACCATGCAAGTGTGGAGGGCTCCTCCAATGATGTCTCTCTGACAGTCCCGCATGTGTGGGAAATGGAGATGGTACTAGAGCGACCGCAAGGCTCCCCTGAAGCAATGTTTCACTCCCTCACCTCAGAAGAGGAGATTGAAGATGTGAGGCGAAGCCAAGCTGAAGGTGCATCAAGAGGACTTGGacaagagcaagaagaagaacaaattgTATGCAATTATGAGTGTGTTACTGTGGGAGCATCTTTTGTCGATAAACTCCGGAACACCGATGAGGACTTAAGTAATTCGGTTCCAACCAGTCAGCAGGAAGTGTTGGTCCCATGTCCCATTCAGGCAGAAGAGAGAGGGGAACTGTTTGACCCACACTCTTTGCAGACGGTGGTGACTAGTTGTCACATTCCTAATCAGCAGACAAATTTAGAAAGCTCACAG CTGATTATCATAACTGGCCCCAGTTATGAGGCTCTTACCCATGATAGCATTCAGCTCAGTGTGGGCACTGGTAATGTGGAGGACGACGCTTGCACTGTCATCGCGGGCGTCACCTACAACCAAGTTTGTCAGCCTGAGTCAAAAATCCAACAAGCAGACTATGAAGACTCTGTTACAG GATTAAGTAACAAGGAGCTGCTACAGCCCACTGTTGACAATCTGGAGCTAAAAAGCAATCGAGAGTTGCAGAGGCGTCTGAGCAG ATCCAAGAGAAACAGACGAGGCCCAGTTATTGAAGCTGACGGGATGCTCAAGATGTTCCACTGCCCATACGAGGGCTGCAGTCAAGTATATGTAGCCATTAGCAGCTACCAG aatcaTGTCAACCTAGTTCACAGGAAAGGCAGGACAAAGGTTTGTCCACATCCaggctgtggaaaaaaattctatttaTCTAACCATCTACATCGCCATATGATCATACACTCAG GTGTGCGAGATTTTATCTGTGAAACGTGTGGGAAATCTTTTAAGCGTAAAAATCACCTGGAAGTTCACAGACGGACTCACACGGGAGAGACACCATTACA ATGTGAAATCTGCGGCTATCAGTGTCGTCAGCGTGCGTCTCTGAACTGGCACATGAAGAAACACACTCCAGAAGCACACTACAACTACACTTGTGAGTTCTGCGACAAGCGCTTTGAGAAACTGGACAGTGTCAAATTTCACAAGCTGAAGAGTCACCCAGAGAAGCTGTCCTCTTGA
- the swsap1 gene encoding ATPase SWSAP1 → MADVLTYTFTKFMSQSGSKKDFRVTPPAPTQCKVLIVGEQDLGRSVLLLSAVTAASQMGVRVVFFARKQIQSLPVSLQNCVPCLTPESLKKIKFCYPRTLEELLQQVAGLHESTNTFPTPPSLIIVDGLEDFVWGHAVDIHSGEQSCTAHLSSLLCDTATFLTGILEQQTASSAPCRVIASYKPKEQIDESSVSDQVLDTLDRYFEVRCTLDQDRSYKAEAAGLKEVWNIYFSGTAITLEPCTEETGVRPSLVQEWQLLIFPDGLMEFQLV, encoded by the exons ATGGCAGATGTTTTAACATATACATTCACAAAGTTTATGTCACAGTCGGGCTCAAAGAAGGACTTCAGGGTGACTCCCCCAGCACCGACACAATGCAAGGTCCTAATAGTCGGAGAGCAAGATCTCGGACGCTCCGTGTTGCTTCTATCGGCTGTTACAGCTGCCTCTCAGATGGGCGTAAGGGTGGTGTTCTTCGCTCGAAAGCAAATCCAAAGCTTGCCAGTGTCTTTGCAGAATTGTGTACCATGTCTGACCCCGGAGAGTCTTAAG aaaatcaaaTTCTGCTACCCGAGGACATTGGAGGAGTTGCTCCAACAAGTGGCAGGCCTTCACGAGTCCACCAACACATTTCCTACTCCTCCGTCACTGATCATCGTAGACGGACTGGAGGACTTTGTGTGGGGACATGCAGTTGACATCCACAGTGGGGAGCAGTCCTGCACTGCACATCTCTCATCATTGTTGTGCGACACAGCGACTTTTCTCACTGGGATCCTTGAGCAGCAAACGGCTAGCTCTGCCCCCTGTCGTGTCATCGCCTCTTATAAGCCAAAAGAGCAAATTGACGAATCCTCTGTCTCGGATCAAGTCCTGGACACGCTTGATCGCTATTTTGAGGTACGATGTACCCTGGACCAAGACAGAAGCTACAAAGCTGAAGCAGCTGGACTGAAGGAAGTTTGGAACATTTACTTTTCTGGAACTGCTATCACCCTTGAACCTTGTACCGAAGAAACTGGGGTCAGGCCAAGTTTAGTCCAAGAGTGGCAGTTGTTAATATTCCCTGATGGTTTAATGGAGTTTCAGTTAGTTTGA
- the epor gene encoding erythropoietin receptor has translation MTCDHLRRFLAISIIASIMSMASTFAGTRHFQKKVSVLLEKEPESPKCFAESRKDFTCFWEEDEERAGSVDQYSFTYAYENDNSRECPLTTQNMPGGKRLYICHLTQISMFVRMDIEIHREGRLIHNRSLQVEFFFLLDPPANVTVDTTGQEGHLNVSWIPPLKYMDDSLMYEVSYAMVDSHTAQVDVVRASSRTILRSLQPGTKYKVRVRVKPDGISYNGFWSVWSDPVFMETPPAELNPFIVFLILTMSFILMVLSFTVLVSNRRFLRKKIWPTIPTPDGKFQGLFTDYGGDFQEWLNQTNGGLCLTPALFYNEEYPTSLEVLSELSLNPPLPPPPLPPKMSGVFTLQYTEEDVHKDLDLALRKMPQNLWLMENLRVHNQHPVPCSQSSRLESQDTYVTLTGNNHSQENNTLVEALPTEVFLAFKTTRLTEAH, from the exons ATGACCTGTGATCACCTGAGACGATTCTTGGCAATTTCCATCATAGCGTCCATCATGAGCATGGCCTCCACCTTCGCAGGCACCCGACATTTCCAGAAAAAAG TTTCGGTTCTGCTGGAAAAGGAGCCAGAAAGCCCCAAATGCTTTGCAGAGAGCAGGAAGGACTTCACCTGCTTCtgggaggaagatgaggagagGGCTGGGTCTGTGGATCAGTATTCCTTCACATACGCCTACGA AAATGACAACAGCAGGGAATGTCCACTGACAACCCAAAACATGCCAGGGGGAAAGAGGCTGTACATCTGCCACCTGactcaaatatccatgtttgtCCGAATGGACATTGAAATTCACCGAGAGGGGAGGCTGATCCACAATCGCAGCCTACAAGTGGAATTTTTCT TTCTGCTGGATCCTCCCGCTAACGTGACTGTGGATACCACTGGTCAAGAGGGTCATCTGAATGTCAGCTGGATACCTCCTCTCAAATACATGGACGACAGCTTGATGTACGAGGTCTCTTATGCAATGGTTGATAGCCATACAGCACAA gtaGATGTGGTACGAGCCAGCTCCAGGACGATTTTAAGGAGCCTACAGCCAGGCACTAAGTACAAGGTGCGGGTTCGGGTAAAACCGGATGGAATTAGCTATAATGGCTTCTGGAGTGTGTGGAGTGACCCTGTGTTCATGGAGACGCCGCCTGCAG AACTCAACCCGTTCATTGTGTTCCTAATCCTCACCATGTCTTTCATCCTAATGGTGCTGTCTTTCACTGTGCTGGTGTCCAATCGCAG GTTTCTGAGAAAGAAGATTTGGCCAACTATTCCAACTCCTGATGGCAAGTTTCAAGGCCTTTTTACTGATTACGGTGGTGACTTTCAG GAGTGGTTGAACCAAACAAATGGGGGCTTGTGCTTGACCCCAGCATTGTTCTACAATGAGGAATACCCCACTTCTCTGGAGGTTCTCTCAGAGTTAAGCCTGAACCCCCCGCTACCTCCTCCACCTCTTCCACCAAAAATGTCTGGCGTTTTCACGCTCCAATATACAGAGGAGGATGTGCACAAGGATCTGGATTTGGCACTgaggaaaatgccacaaaatctCTGGTTGATGGAGAACTTAAGGGTGCACAACCAGCACCCGGTACCTTGCTCCCAGTCATCTCGATTGGAGTCTCAGGATACTTATGTCACTCTCACTGGGAACAACCACAGCCAAGAAAATAACACTCTGGTGGAAGCCTTGCCCACGGAGGTATTTTTGGCCTTTAAAACCACTAGGCTAACTGAAGCTCACTGA